The sequence TCGGGAACGAATATCCGGGAACTCGATATCTGGGACGACGCAGGCATCAATCCGAAGGGCAAGGCATGGTATATGGAGATGGGCAGTAAAATGGGCGAGACCCTGCTCGCGGCCAGCGAGAGGGAGACCTATACCATTGCTGACATGGGAACCTTCCTGAACTATGAAGACAGGCTCAAGCTGAAGGTCCTCGTAAAAGGCGACCCGATTCTCAGAAACCAGTACAGTGTTATTGCTGTGAACCCTGCAAGATTTCCTGACGTGAGGTACCGTGAGGCTATGGATTTTATCGCCTTTGTCACGTCTTTCGAGGGGCAGAAGCTCATCGCAACGTACCTAAGGCATGGTGCTAACCTTTTCTATCCTGACGCAATCCCGTTGGCTGCTCAGAAAAGGAAATGACGGGGAAAAGACAAATGCGGCGAGTCTCTTTTCTTCCAAACCCTCTGGAAGGAAGGAAACTCTAAGGAGGCATAACGATGAAAAGAATTGTTGCTGTAATTCTTGCCATTATCGTTTCCGGCTTTGCAACCGCTGCCTTTGCCGAGACGGCGATTATCTGTTCCTCGACGACAAGCACAGAGAACTCCGGTTTGTTCGGCTACATTTTGCCGCTCTTTGAGAAAAAAACGGGCATCAAGGTAAAGGTCGTCGCGAGGGGGACGGGCGCTGCCATCGAAATGGGCAAAAGGGGAGATGCCGACGTCGTCTTTGTCCATGCGAAAGAGCAGGAGCTGAAGGCCGTTGAGGATGGCTTCTTTGTGAACCGCCATGATGTCATGTACAATGATTTCGTCATCATAGGCCCCTCCGATGATCCGGCAAAGCTCAAGGGAACAAAATCGGCCTCCGACGCCTTCAAGAAGATTGCCGATGGCGGCCTTCTCTTCGTCTCCCGTGGCGACAACTCCGGCACCCATACAAAGGAACTCTCGATCTGGAAGAAAGTCGGCATAGATCCGAAGGGCAAAAAATGGTATCTCGAGGTAGGCCAGGGCATGGAAAAGACCCAGAGGATCGCCAACGAAAAACGGGCATACACCCTCACCGATAGGGGCACATGGCTTGCAACAAAGGATAAGGACAAGCTTGAGATGGTCATCGTCCTTGAGGGTGATCCTCTCTTGTTTAATCAGTATGGTGTCATGGCGGTAAATCCTGAAAGGCATAAGCACGTTAAATACAAAGAGGCGACGGAATTTATTAACTGGCTG comes from Thermodesulfovibrionales bacterium and encodes:
- a CDS encoding substrate-binding domain-containing protein yields the protein MKRIVAVILAIIVSGFATAAFAETAIICSSTTSTENSGLFGYILPLFEKKTGIKVKVVARGTGAAIEMGKRGDADVVFVHAKEQELKAVEDGFFVNRHDVMYNDFVIIGPSDDPAKLKGTKSASDAFKKIADGGLLFVSRGDNSGTHTKELSIWKKVGIDPKGKKWYLEVGQGMEKTQRIANEKRAYTLTDRGTWLATKDKDKLEMVIVLEGDPLLFNQYGVMAVNPERHKHVKYKEATEFINWLISKEGQEAIASFKDANGNALFIPNAK
- a CDS encoding substrate-binding domain-containing protein, producing MKKGKTRLVIASTTSTQNSGLFDILIPAYEKATEYNVATEIVAVGTGKAIRIAKKGEADMLFVHDPFREEKFVAEGYGVNRRAVMHNDFVVVGPVKDPAGIRGIASAVEAFELIAEHGAAFISRGDDSGTNIRELDIWDDAGINPKGKAWYMEMGSKMGETLLAASERETYTIADMGTFLNYEDRLKLKVLVKGDPILRNQYSVIAVNPARFPDVRYREAMDFIAFVTSFEGQKLIATYLRHGANLFYPDAIPLAAQKRK